One segment of Gordonia terrae DNA contains the following:
- a CDS encoding class I SAM-dependent methyltransferase — protein sequence MLTVDFDRLGVGPGTKAIDIGAGQGRHSFEMFRRGAEVIAFDMSESDMSDVGEMFDAMMAEGHVPASAKARAEVGDALRLPYSDNSFDVVLMSEILEHIPTDEGAITEMVRVLKPGGVAAVTVPRYWPEKVCWALSDEYHEVEGGHVRIYKASELAGKLQRAGLEVTGTDHAHALHAPYWWLKCAVGVENKDNVLVKGYHQLLVWDMMSKPWLTRVGEQVLNPLIGKSVALYLRKPETATASS from the coding sequence GTGCTCACAGTTGATTTCGACCGGCTTGGCGTTGGACCGGGCACCAAGGCGATCGACATCGGGGCGGGGCAGGGTAGGCACTCGTTCGAGATGTTCCGTCGCGGCGCCGAGGTCATCGCCTTCGACATGTCCGAGAGCGACATGTCGGACGTCGGCGAGATGTTCGACGCGATGATGGCCGAGGGGCACGTGCCGGCATCGGCCAAGGCCCGCGCCGAGGTCGGGGACGCGCTCCGGCTTCCCTACTCGGACAACAGCTTCGATGTGGTCCTGATGAGCGAGATCCTCGAGCACATCCCGACCGACGAAGGCGCGATCACCGAGATGGTGCGTGTCCTGAAGCCGGGGGGAGTCGCCGCGGTCACCGTGCCGCGCTACTGGCCGGAGAAGGTGTGCTGGGCCCTGTCCGACGAGTACCACGAGGTCGAGGGCGGGCACGTCCGCATCTACAAGGCATCCGAACTCGCGGGCAAGCTGCAGCGCGCCGGACTCGAGGTCACCGGCACGGACCACGCGCACGCACTGCACGCACCGTACTGGTGGCTGAAATGTGCTGTGGGCGTTGAGAACAAGGACAATGTCCTGGTGAAGGGTTATCACCAGCTGCTCGTCTGGGACATGATGAGCAAGCCGTGGCTCACCCGCGTCGGGGAGCAGGTGCTCAACCCGCTCATCGGCAAGTCGGTGGCCCTGTACCTGCGCAAGCCCGAGACCGCCACCGCGTCTTCATGA
- a CDS encoding glycosyltransferase family 4 protein: MRIALLSYRSKPHCGGQGVYVRHLSRELALLGHSVEIFSGQPYPELDQVAIDAGVTVTKVPSLGLYDEPDPFRTPRPGEYRDWIDVLEVGSMWTASFGEPLTFSLRVARLLKERRDDFDIVHDNQCLGYGLLDIQKAGFPLIATIHHPITRDRTLAVKAAKGWRKISAWRWHSFLRMQGRVSRRIPELLTVSRSSEVDIRKAFDIPSGRITTIPLGVDTEIFTPAATRVPGRIVCVASADAPLKGVSYLLEAVAKLSSERDVELVLVSKLDPNGPSAKMIDDLAIADRVSVVSGLEDEEIAGLLASAEVACVPSLYEGFSLPAVEAMSCGTPLVATRAGAIPEVVGTAEEAALLVPPRDSGRLAQAIGRLLDDADLRARLGDGGRRRAEENYSWAAVAAKTAAHYETVFAGHRRATEGTTSAHS; the protein is encoded by the coding sequence ATGCGGATCGCACTGCTGTCCTACCGCAGCAAGCCCCACTGCGGCGGACAGGGCGTCTACGTCCGTCATCTGTCCCGCGAACTCGCCCTCCTCGGCCACAGCGTCGAGATCTTCTCGGGGCAGCCCTATCCCGAGCTCGACCAGGTCGCGATCGACGCCGGCGTCACCGTCACCAAGGTGCCGAGCCTGGGCCTCTACGACGAGCCGGATCCGTTTCGCACGCCTCGCCCGGGCGAATACCGCGACTGGATCGACGTTCTCGAGGTGGGCTCGATGTGGACGGCGAGCTTCGGCGAACCGCTGACGTTCAGCCTCCGAGTGGCCAGGCTCCTCAAGGAGAGGCGCGACGACTTCGACATCGTCCACGACAACCAGTGTCTCGGTTACGGATTGCTCGACATCCAGAAGGCGGGCTTCCCGCTGATCGCGACGATCCATCACCCCATCACGCGCGACCGCACGCTCGCGGTGAAGGCGGCAAAGGGATGGCGAAAGATCAGCGCGTGGCGGTGGCATTCGTTCCTGCGTATGCAGGGTCGGGTCTCGCGGCGGATTCCGGAGCTGCTCACCGTTTCCCGGAGCAGTGAGGTCGACATCCGCAAGGCGTTCGACATCCCGTCGGGTCGCATCACGACGATCCCGTTGGGCGTCGACACCGAGATCTTCACGCCGGCCGCAACCCGGGTGCCCGGTCGCATCGTGTGCGTCGCCAGTGCCGATGCGCCGTTGAAGGGGGTGTCGTACCTGTTGGAGGCGGTTGCGAAGCTGTCCTCCGAGCGGGACGTCGAATTGGTACTGGTGTCCAAGTTGGACCCGAACGGCCCGTCCGCGAAGATGATCGACGATCTGGCGATCGCCGACCGCGTCTCGGTGGTGTCCGGACTCGAGGACGAGGAGATCGCCGGTCTGCTCGCCTCGGCCGAGGTCGCGTGTGTGCCCTCGCTCTACGAGGGTTTCTCCCTACCCGCGGTCGAGGCGATGAGTTGCGGTACACCGCTGGTCGCCACCCGGGCGGGCGCGATCCCGGAGGTCGTCGGAACCGCCGAAGAGGCCGCACTGTTGGTGCCGCCGAGGGATTCCGGGCGCCTCGCGCAGGCGATCGGCCGTCTGCTCGACGACGCGGACCTGCGGGCACGTCTCGGCGACGGCGGCCGTCGTCGAGCCGAGGAGAACTACAGCTGGGCAGCGGTGGCCGCGAAGACGGCGGCTCACTATGAAACCGTGTTCGCCGGACACCGGCGGGCAACAGAAGGGACGACGAGTGCTCACAGTTGA
- a CDS encoding FAD-dependent oxidoreductase — MAHVITRPCCNDASCVSVCPVNCIHPTPDEPEFLTAEALYIDPETCIDCGACIDECPVEAIIPDDQLEERDEPYLQINADYYKDHDVEGGLVPPRKAPPLPDKELHVAVVGAGPAAFYAAEELVRKPSIKVDMFDRLPTPYGLVRAGVAPDHSATKGVEKTFASVAAKKNFSYYLNVEVGKHISHDELVARYHAVIYAVGASTDKRLGIEGEDLSNSVAATQFVAWYNGHPDFADLAVDLSGDRAVVVGNGNVALDVARILVTDPDELAKTDIADHALATLRESNISEVVLLGRRGIAQAAYTNSEFLALGDVEGVDVIIDPDELVLDPATEAALSDDTLDSTIATKIRLAREFAERPQTEGNKRIVFRFLTSPVEIAGDGEVATLTCVRNAYSDATGKVAVTPTDERFDLETGLVLRAIGYRGVPVTDLPFDEGHGVVPNTEGRVQTAAGGDVMPGLYVTGWIKRGATGGIGMNRICGQETAQAVIADFVAAAFDDPSTSRDDVAALVADRGANRIDLTGWKAIDAAEKSAGKAAGRVRAKFVNVAEFEAAATAGAQ; from the coding sequence ATGGCGCATGTGATTACCCGCCCATGTTGCAACGATGCCAGTTGCGTGAGCGTGTGTCCGGTGAACTGCATCCACCCCACGCCCGACGAGCCGGAGTTCCTCACGGCGGAGGCCCTCTACATCGATCCGGAGACGTGCATCGACTGCGGTGCCTGCATCGACGAGTGCCCGGTGGAAGCGATCATCCCCGATGATCAGCTGGAGGAACGCGACGAACCGTATCTCCAGATCAACGCGGACTACTACAAGGACCACGACGTCGAGGGCGGGCTCGTCCCGCCGCGCAAGGCGCCCCCGCTGCCCGACAAGGAACTGCACGTGGCCGTCGTCGGTGCCGGACCCGCGGCGTTCTACGCCGCGGAGGAGCTCGTCCGCAAGCCGAGCATCAAGGTCGACATGTTCGACCGGCTGCCGACGCCCTACGGACTCGTGCGCGCCGGGGTCGCACCCGACCACAGTGCCACCAAGGGAGTCGAGAAGACCTTCGCCTCGGTCGCGGCGAAGAAGAACTTCTCCTACTACCTCAATGTCGAGGTCGGCAAGCACATCAGCCATGACGAACTCGTGGCGCGGTACCACGCGGTCATCTATGCGGTGGGCGCCTCGACCGACAAACGGCTGGGCATCGAGGGCGAGGATCTGTCCAACTCGGTCGCCGCGACGCAGTTCGTCGCCTGGTACAACGGCCATCCCGACTTCGCCGACCTCGCCGTCGATCTGTCCGGCGACCGGGCGGTCGTCGTCGGCAACGGCAACGTCGCGCTCGACGTCGCGCGGATCCTGGTCACCGATCCCGACGAGCTCGCCAAGACCGACATCGCCGATCACGCGCTCGCGACACTGCGGGAGTCGAACATCTCCGAGGTCGTCCTCCTGGGTCGCCGTGGCATCGCGCAAGCGGCCTACACCAACAGCGAGTTCCTGGCTCTCGGCGACGTCGAGGGTGTGGATGTGATCATCGATCCCGACGAGCTGGTCCTCGATCCGGCCACCGAGGCGGCACTGTCCGACGACACGCTCGACTCAACCATCGCCACCAAGATCCGACTCGCCCGCGAATTCGCCGAGCGCCCGCAGACCGAGGGCAACAAGCGCATCGTGTTCCGGTTCCTCACCTCTCCGGTCGAAATTGCCGGGGACGGCGAAGTGGCTACGCTTACGTGCGTGCGCAATGCCTACTCCGACGCGACCGGGAAAGTTGCGGTGACACCCACCGACGAGCGTTTCGACCTCGAGACCGGCCTGGTCCTGCGGGCCATCGGTTACCGCGGCGTGCCCGTCACCGACCTGCCGTTCGACGAGGGACACGGCGTCGTCCCCAACACCGAGGGACGCGTCCAGACCGCCGCCGGTGGTGACGTGATGCCGGGCCTCTATGTGACGGGTTGGATCAAACGCGGAGCAACGGGGGGTATCGGCATGAACCGCATCTGTGGCCAGGAGACCGCGCAGGCCGTCATCGCCGACTTCGTCGCCGCGGCCTTCGACGATCCGTCGACCTCCCGGGACGACGTCGCCGCCCTGGTGGCCGATCGCGGCGCCAACCGCATCGATCTCACCGGGTGGAAGGCGATCGACGCCGCTGAGAAGTCCGCGGGCAAGGCCGCCGGCCGGGTCCGCGCGAAGTTCGTCAATGTCGCCGAGTTCGAGGCGGCTGCCACCGCCGGAGCTCAGTGA
- a CDS encoding acyl-[acyl-carrier-protein] thioesterase, whose product MSQVTPAVSGASLPDRKPGSQFYEVGYRIRTGDVDQDMRVRLDAVARYLQDVANDNLEATEFSATDPFWIVRRTIIDVIEPLTWPGAVTAQRWCGALSTRWTNMRVRLTAEHETNRFNPRPRPPGLIETEAFWINVNEKGVPSRLSDEAFTMLSAMTDEHRLRWRSMNPEKAPDPAEIDFPDREHVLRITDFDPFKHLNNAAYLEAIEDELVEHPDLVDGPHRVVIEYLRPIVPGTRLILRRVREGDRLTVWLLMPGTGDELVVAATVVVGPIPE is encoded by the coding sequence GTGAGCCAGGTTACGCCAGCAGTGTCCGGTGCATCACTCCCGGACCGCAAGCCTGGATCCCAGTTCTACGAGGTGGGTTATCGCATCCGCACCGGCGACGTCGATCAGGACATGCGGGTGCGGCTCGACGCCGTGGCCCGGTACCTCCAGGACGTCGCCAACGACAATCTCGAGGCCACCGAGTTCAGCGCGACGGACCCGTTCTGGATCGTCCGCCGCACCATCATCGATGTCATCGAGCCGCTGACCTGGCCGGGCGCGGTCACCGCGCAACGCTGGTGCGGGGCGTTGTCCACGCGCTGGACCAACATGCGCGTGCGCCTCACGGCAGAGCACGAGACGAACCGGTTCAACCCACGGCCCCGCCCCCCGGGGTTGATCGAGACCGAGGCGTTCTGGATCAACGTCAACGAGAAGGGCGTGCCGTCACGGCTGTCCGACGAGGCGTTCACGATGCTGTCGGCGATGACCGACGAGCACCGCCTCCGCTGGCGGTCGATGAATCCGGAGAAGGCCCCCGATCCGGCCGAGATCGACTTCCCGGACCGCGAACACGTCCTCCGGATCACCGACTTCGACCCGTTCAAGCACCTGAACAACGCCGCCTATCTCGAGGCGATCGAAGACGAGCTCGTCGAACACCCCGACCTCGTCGACGGTCCGCACCGGGTCGTCATCGAATACCTGCGGCCCATCGTGCCGGGCACCCGGCTGATCCTGCGGCGGGTGCGCGAGGGCGACCGCCTGACCGTGTGGCTGCTGATGCCGGGCACCGGCGACGAACTCGTGGTCGCGGCCACCGTCGTCGTCGGGCCGATCCCGGAGTAG
- a CDS encoding DUF3558 domain-containing protein, with the protein MKRVLVLLAAVLVGLAALAGCARTVEGEPVPLGAAGQSGSSDIDTDQFDRLLLECDVLPDAMIADVVAGGGFAERSFSGAICRWLVSGTTDVVSVTFNWFEWGSINVEKETAKKLGFETENIKVASQSAFTQRSPDRPGVCGVTARAPSRGIFTWFVEPRSAPPGDPCAAPIKLMELLLQGGQ; encoded by the coding sequence GTGAAGCGGGTCCTCGTCCTGCTGGCGGCCGTGCTGGTGGGCCTGGCCGCCCTCGCCGGGTGTGCACGCACGGTCGAGGGTGAGCCGGTGCCGCTCGGGGCTGCGGGACAGTCCGGGAGCAGCGACATCGACACCGACCAGTTCGACCGCCTGCTGCTCGAATGCGATGTGTTGCCCGACGCCATGATCGCCGACGTCGTCGCCGGCGGCGGATTCGCCGAGCGGTCGTTCAGCGGCGCCATCTGTCGCTGGCTGGTCTCCGGTACGACCGACGTGGTGAGCGTGACCTTCAACTGGTTCGAGTGGGGCAGCATCAACGTCGAGAAGGAGACCGCGAAAAAGCTCGGCTTCGAGACCGAGAACATCAAGGTCGCCAGTCAGTCGGCGTTCACCCAGCGCAGCCCCGACCGTCCGGGAGTGTGCGGGGTGACCGCGAGGGCGCCGAGCCGCGGCATCTTCACCTGGTTCGTCGAACCCCGCAGTGCGCCTCCGGGCGACCCCTGCGCGGCACCGATCAAACTGATGGAGCTGCTGCTGCAGGGCGGTCAGTGA
- a CDS encoding DUF3558 family protein produces MSTRVDAYIWAIRLTKTRSAAGAACRGGHVRVNGVTAKPAQPVVPGDEIRVRLAGRERIVEVTRTISKRVSAPMAAECFVDRSPPPPPKEILASQPRRDRGAGRPTKRERRQLDRLRDSTFLIAALAAVALLVGACSGDEPTSDPNKPNTPEAPAQAGSGPFFGKCGGVSLEDVVRITGFAGLTETVNNTSVCEWDTTGSRTGAVASFNWYRGSPIGREEANVKLSRDVTNRLEIDGHQGFIGYTQSGQICEVGIGFGADFFEWSIRGDAATPRPIEEICDAARELATMSIERAS; encoded by the coding sequence ATGTCCACCCGTGTCGACGCCTACATCTGGGCCATCCGTCTGACCAAGACCCGGTCGGCCGCGGGCGCCGCCTGCCGCGGCGGCCACGTCCGGGTCAACGGGGTGACGGCCAAGCCCGCGCAGCCGGTGGTGCCGGGTGACGAGATCCGGGTTCGGCTCGCCGGGCGGGAGCGCATCGTCGAGGTCACCAGGACGATCAGCAAGCGGGTGTCCGCGCCGATGGCCGCCGAGTGCTTCGTCGACCGGTCGCCGCCACCGCCACCCAAGGAGATCCTCGCCAGTCAGCCACGGCGCGACCGGGGGGCCGGGCGGCCCACCAAACGTGAACGGCGGCAACTGGACCGGCTCCGCGACAGCACCTTCCTCATCGCCGCGCTGGCCGCGGTCGCACTTCTCGTCGGCGCCTGCTCCGGCGACGAGCCGACGTCCGACCCGAACAAGCCGAACACGCCCGAGGCGCCCGCCCAGGCCGGTTCCGGTCCGTTCTTCGGCAAGTGTGGCGGCGTATCCCTCGAGGACGTCGTCCGGATCACCGGGTTCGCCGGGCTCACCGAGACCGTGAACAACACCTCGGTGTGCGAGTGGGACACCACCGGTTCCCGGACGGGGGCCGTCGCGTCGTTCAACTGGTATCGCGGCTCGCCGATCGGCCGTGAGGAAGCGAACGTGAAGCTGTCGCGCGACGTGACCAACAGACTCGAGATCGACGGTCACCAGGGGTTCATCGGCTACACCCAGTCAGGTCAGATCTGTGAGGTCGGCATCGGTTTCGGGGCGGACTTCTTCGAGTGGTCGATCCGCGGGGACGCCGCCACCCCACGACCGATCGAGGAGATCTGCGACGCCGCTCGCGAGTTGGCGACGATGTCGATCGAGCGTGCGTCGTGA
- the atzF gene encoding allophanate hydrolase — MSRIDELYARIAEADRPEVFITLRSEDEVAAEYERSVAAGGPLAGVLLAVKDNVDVAGVPTTAGCPGFAYTPEVDAPAVAALRAAGAVVVGKTNLDQFATGLVGTRSPYGAVRDSRRPDRISGGSSSGSAVAVALGFADIAIGTDTAGSGRVPAGLQGIVGIKPTVGVVSTAGVVPACASYDVVTVFAADLALADRSMSVMAEAAGTRPFPQSIPYAAPERPVIAVPTELPGLDERWRAAFDDAVLRAESAGLMVKTIDLSPFLEAARLLYDDALVAERYDAVGDYLDSVPDPDVAGLDPTVSAIIDAAQRFSAVDLLRARRRLADLRATAMQQWGDATVLMVPTAPAHPTLAEVAADPVGVNSRMGTYTNFCNLFDLCGLAVPAGTVVDEGGSTAQFGITFLGRGHADAVLVDVARRFLGDDSVAPSWAEDDEAIELAVFGAHMRGGPLTHELGDRGARWAGEVTTTASYRLVALDTTPPKPGLIRDPAAGREIRGEVWTLSPAALGDFLAALPAPMMLGKVEIAAGETGPARWIVGFGCAADAGASGQILDRDRW, encoded by the coding sequence ATGAGCAGGATCGACGAGCTGTATGCGCGGATCGCCGAGGCGGACCGGCCGGAGGTGTTCATCACGCTGCGATCCGAGGATGAGGTCGCGGCCGAGTACGAGCGGTCCGTCGCCGCCGGCGGTCCGCTCGCCGGCGTGCTCCTCGCCGTCAAGGACAACGTCGATGTCGCAGGCGTGCCGACCACCGCAGGGTGCCCCGGGTTCGCCTACACCCCCGAAGTCGACGCCCCAGCGGTCGCCGCCTTGCGCGCGGCAGGAGCGGTGGTCGTGGGCAAGACCAACCTCGACCAGTTCGCCACCGGCCTGGTGGGGACCCGCAGCCCATATGGGGCGGTGCGGGATTCGCGGCGACCGGACCGCATCTCGGGCGGATCGAGCTCCGGCTCGGCGGTGGCCGTCGCCCTCGGGTTCGCCGACATCGCGATCGGCACCGACACCGCCGGGTCGGGCCGGGTGCCGGCCGGCCTGCAGGGCATCGTCGGCATCAAGCCGACCGTCGGGGTGGTCTCCACTGCCGGAGTCGTGCCCGCCTGTGCGAGTTACGACGTCGTCACCGTCTTCGCCGCCGACCTGGCGCTGGCCGACCGGTCCATGTCGGTGATGGCCGAAGCCGCCGGCACCCGGCCCTTCCCGCAGTCGATCCCGTACGCCGCCCCGGAACGCCCGGTGATCGCCGTGCCCACCGAACTGCCCGGCCTCGACGAGCGCTGGCGGGCCGCCTTCGACGACGCCGTGCTGCGTGCCGAATCCGCGGGTCTGATGGTCAAGACCATCGATCTGTCACCGTTTCTCGAGGCCGCCCGGCTCCTCTACGACGACGCGCTCGTCGCCGAACGCTACGACGCGGTGGGGGACTACCTCGATTCGGTCCCCGACCCCGATGTCGCCGGACTCGACCCGACCGTGTCGGCGATCATCGATGCGGCGCAAAGGTTCTCGGCCGTCGACCTGTTACGGGCTCGTCGTCGGCTCGCCGACCTGCGCGCCACGGCGATGCAGCAGTGGGGCGACGCCACGGTCCTGATGGTGCCGACCGCCCCGGCACACCCCACGCTCGCCGAGGTGGCCGCCGATCCGGTGGGCGTGAACTCGCGGATGGGCACGTACACCAACTTCTGCAACCTCTTCGATCTGTGTGGACTCGCCGTGCCGGCCGGGACGGTCGTCGACGAGGGCGGCAGCACAGCACAGTTCGGCATCACGTTCCTGGGCCGCGGACATGCCGACGCCGTGCTCGTCGACGTGGCACGCCGATTCCTCGGCGACGACTCGGTGGCGCCGTCCTGGGCGGAAGATGACGAGGCGATCGAGCTCGCGGTCTTCGGGGCGCACATGCGGGGCGGGCCGCTGACCCACGAACTCGGCGATCGCGGCGCCCGATGGGCCGGTGAGGTCACCACGACCGCGTCCTACCGCCTCGTGGCCCTGGACACGACCCCGCCCAAGCCGGGTCTGATCCGCGATCCGGCCGCCGGTCGCGAGATCCGTGGCGAGGTGTGGACGCTGTCCCCGGCAGCGCTCGGGGACTTCTTGGCCGCTCTTCCCGCGCCGATGATGCTGGGCAAGGTCGAGATCGCCGCCGGCGAGACCGGGCCGGCCCGCTGGATCGTCGGGTTCGGGTGTGCTGCCGACGCCGGCGCGTCGGGGCAGATCCTCGACCGCGACCGCTGGTAG
- a CDS encoding 5-oxoprolinase/urea amidolyase family protein, translated as MTATTPGAVTVLRSGPLTTIQDWPGRVGYWKVGVPPSGPMDDLSFRLANLAVGNPETAAGLEITLMGPALRFDRSAVVAVTGAPVTATVNGTPVPQWVPLTVEEGDVLDIGSIGALGMRAYLAVSGGLDAADHLGSRSTFTMGRFGGLNGRALAADDRLELLDGPVGAPRRILGDEQPAFTNSWQLAVTVGPHGAPEFFTEEDIADLFATDYEVHFNSDRTGIRLIGPRPRWARDDGGEAGLHPSNIHDTAYSVGALDFTGDTPILLGPDGPSLGGFVCPVTVTTAQRWKLGQLKPGDTIRFIAVRGDRAASPTELGLGRRACFVDVLSSGGDTDNGILGSTTTADGATSVTYRRSGDDNVLVEYGEMHLDLALRARVHALAERIAAEKPRGLVDLTPGIRSLQVKADPDVWSQAQMLEWLTECESQLPAAEDLVVPSRTVHLPLSWDDPATREAIERYMLGVRSDAPWCPWNIEFIRRMNGLDSVDDVYRTVFDASYLVLGLGDVYLGAPVAVPLDPRHRLVTTKYNPARTWTPENAVGIGGAYLCIYGMEGPGGYQFVGRTTQVWNHRHPLPAPGFDPEHPWLLRFFDRIHWYPVSAAELLDMRADVAAGRGDSTKIVDGEFSLAAHQSFLDEHAADIAIRRNTMETARAEERERWSMQGEFAAKAAGVGRAGASGIADDKERVA; from the coding sequence ATGACTGCCACCACCCCGGGTGCCGTGACCGTTCTCCGGTCCGGTCCGCTCACCACCATCCAGGACTGGCCCGGCCGGGTCGGGTACTGGAAGGTCGGCGTACCGCCGTCCGGTCCGATGGACGACCTGTCCTTCCGGCTCGCCAACCTCGCCGTCGGCAACCCGGAGACCGCCGCCGGTCTGGAGATCACCCTCATGGGTCCCGCCCTTCGGTTCGACCGGTCCGCGGTCGTCGCGGTCACCGGCGCGCCGGTGACCGCGACGGTGAACGGAACTCCTGTGCCGCAGTGGGTTCCGCTCACGGTCGAGGAGGGTGACGTCCTCGACATCGGTTCGATCGGCGCCCTGGGTATGCGGGCATATCTCGCGGTGTCGGGTGGGCTCGACGCGGCGGATCATCTCGGGAGCCGGTCGACTTTCACCATGGGACGGTTCGGCGGACTCAACGGCCGGGCGCTGGCCGCCGACGACCGTCTGGAGCTGCTGGACGGGCCGGTCGGCGCGCCGCGTCGAATCCTCGGTGACGAGCAACCGGCCTTCACCAACTCCTGGCAACTGGCGGTGACCGTGGGACCCCACGGCGCACCGGAGTTCTTCACCGAGGAGGACATCGCCGATCTGTTCGCGACCGACTACGAGGTGCACTTCAACTCCGACCGGACCGGCATCCGACTGATCGGCCCCCGACCCCGGTGGGCACGCGACGACGGTGGCGAGGCCGGCCTGCACCCGTCGAACATCCACGACACCGCGTACTCCGTCGGTGCGCTCGACTTCACCGGCGACACACCCATCCTGCTCGGTCCGGACGGGCCGAGTCTCGGCGGATTCGTGTGCCCGGTGACGGTGACGACCGCGCAACGGTGGAAGCTCGGCCAGCTGAAGCCGGGGGACACGATCCGGTTCATCGCGGTACGCGGCGACCGGGCGGCCTCGCCCACCGAACTCGGGCTGGGTCGGCGGGCCTGCTTCGTCGACGTCCTGTCGTCGGGTGGGGACACCGACAACGGAATCCTCGGATCCACCACGACAGCCGATGGAGCGACCTCGGTGACATACCGGCGGTCCGGTGACGACAATGTGCTCGTCGAGTACGGCGAGATGCACCTCGACCTGGCCCTGCGCGCCCGGGTGCATGCGCTGGCCGAGCGGATCGCCGCCGAGAAGCCGCGCGGGCTCGTCGATCTCACACCGGGTATCCGTTCGCTGCAGGTGAAGGCCGACCCGGACGTGTGGTCGCAGGCGCAGATGCTGGAGTGGCTGACCGAATGCGAGAGCCAGTTGCCGGCCGCCGAGGACCTCGTGGTGCCGAGCCGCACCGTGCACCTGCCCTTGTCGTGGGACGATCCCGCGACCAGGGAGGCCATCGAACGGTACATGCTGGGCGTGCGATCGGATGCGCCGTGGTGCCCGTGGAACATCGAGTTCATCCGACGGATGAACGGCCTGGATTCGGTCGACGACGTGTACCGCACCGTTTTCGACGCGAGCTACCTCGTGCTCGGCCTGGGTGACGTCTATCTCGGTGCGCCGGTGGCTGTTCCACTCGACCCCCGGCATCGTCTCGTCACCACCAAGTACAACCCGGCCCGCACGTGGACGCCGGAGAACGCGGTGGGGATCGGCGGCGCCTACCTCTGCATCTACGGCATGGAAGGCCCGGGCGGTTATCAGTTCGTCGGCCGGACGACGCAGGTGTGGAATCACCGGCATCCGTTGCCGGCACCGGGATTCGATCCCGAACATCCGTGGCTCCTCCGGTTCTTCGACCGAATCCACTGGTACCCGGTGAGTGCGGCGGAACTCCTCGACATGCGGGCCGACGTCGCCGCCGGGCGCGGGGACAGCACGAAGATCGTCGACGGTGAGTTCTCGCTGGCCGCGCACCAGAGCTTCCTCGACGAGCACGCCGCCGACATCGCGATCCGGCGGAACACGATGGAGACCGCTCGTGCGGAAGAGCGTGAACGGTGGTCGATGCAGGGCGAATTCGCCGCGAAGGCGGCGGGAGTGGGCCGCGCCGGTGCCTCGGGGATCGCAGACGACAAGGAGCGGGTGGCATGA
- a CDS encoding urea amidolyase associated protein UAAP2, whose protein sequence is MTETHSAVIPDVATEPAAGLALVPGTVVDDAQVGERAPWSGVVAAGDVLTIVDLHGNQAVDTLFYAADDTTRRYSAQATITAQGNIFLTTGSVIRDHDSAPLMTIVADEVGNHDTLGGACSQESNTLRYGHHTKHQHACVENFLIEGSRHGLGKADLVGNVNFFMNVPVDPDGSLGIVDGLSAPGKRLALRAEVDTLVLISNCPQINNPCNGFDPTAVRVIVTRPF, encoded by the coding sequence GTGACCGAGACACACTCCGCAGTCATCCCCGATGTCGCGACGGAACCCGCCGCCGGACTCGCCCTCGTCCCCGGCACCGTCGTCGACGACGCGCAGGTGGGCGAGCGGGCACCGTGGTCGGGTGTCGTCGCCGCCGGCGACGTGCTCACCATCGTCGACCTGCACGGCAATCAGGCCGTCGACACGCTGTTCTACGCCGCCGACGACACCACGCGGCGGTATTCGGCACAGGCGACGATCACCGCGCAGGGCAACATCTTCCTGACCACCGGCAGCGTCATCCGCGATCACGACTCCGCACCGCTGATGACGATCGTCGCCGACGAGGTCGGCAACCACGACACCCTCGGCGGCGCGTGCTCGCAGGAGTCGAACACGCTGCGGTACGGCCACCACACCAAGCATCAGCACGCATGCGTGGAGAACTTCCTCATCGAGGGCAGCCGCCACGGACTGGGCAAGGCCGACCTCGTCGGGAACGTGAACTTCTTCATGAACGTGCCCGTCGACCCCGACGGCTCGCTCGGCATCGTCGACGGGTTGTCCGCACCCGGTAAGCGACTGGCGCTGCGGGCCGAGGTCGACACCCTGGTCCTCATCTCGAACTGTCCGCAGATCAACAACCCCTGCAACGGCTTCGACCCCACCGCGGTGCGCGTCATCGTCACCCGGCCGTTCTGA